A section of the Verrucomicrobium sp. GAS474 genome encodes:
- a CDS encoding CsbD family protein, whose protein sequence is MNAQTIKGNWNITKGRLKQAFAHLTDDDLTYVEGQEDELMGRIQRRTGRTLDEIEKFFDDSARKTK, encoded by the coding sequence ATGAACGCGCAAACCATCAAGGGCAATTGGAACATCACCAAGGGCCGCCTCAAGCAGGCCTTCGCCCACCTCACCGACGACGATCTGACCTATGTGGAAGGCCAGGAAGACGAGCTCATGGGCCGCATCCAGCGCCGCACGGGCCGGACCCTCGACGAGATCGAGAAGTTCTTCGACGACTCGGCCCGCAAGACGAAGTAA
- a CDS encoding lmo0937 family membrane protein, with translation MLETIAIVLIILWLLGLVSSYTLGGFIHLLLVLAIIMILLRVIRGRRP, from the coding sequence ATGCTCGAAACCATCGCTATCGTACTCATCATTCTCTGGCTCCTCGGCCTGGTCAGCTCTTACACCCTGGGCGGATTCATCCACCTCCTGCTGGTGCTGGCCATCATCATGATCCTCCTGCGGGTGATCCGCGGCCGGAGACCCTAA
- a CDS encoding sigma-54 dependent transcriptional regulator — protein MKILIVDDEKNIRTSTSLAIQSEGHEPDAVDSGRIALMKMAEEPYDLVFLDLRIGEEDGLEVLDSIVKLFPNVPTCVFTAHASITSAVEAMRRGAFDYLEKPFTPGQLRNIVGMVERMRKLNQRVSDLEQQVSVQSPTVEYVSEDPAMAKVMDVLNRTAGTKAAVLILGESGTGKSVLARYVHDHSELKDKPFVTISCPSLSRELLESELFGHVKGAFTGAVKDTWGKVDAAKGGTLFLDEIGELPLEIQPKLLRLLQERQYERVGDNKTRTADVRVIAATNRNMEECVREKTFREDLYYRLNVISVTTPPLRHRAVDLKRLSQNFVRFFAKQIRRPVKEFSPQALERILAYPWPGNIRELRNAIERAVILAQGTTIELSDLPEHLSAKQERRELMPGSPVTLEELEFEHIRLVVERAENLESAARTLGIDPATLYRKRKKMDHLLAEPAPSS, from the coding sequence ATGAAAATCCTGATTGTCGACGACGAGAAAAACATCCGCACCTCGACCAGCCTCGCGATCCAGAGCGAGGGGCACGAGCCTGACGCGGTCGACAGCGGCCGGATCGCCCTCATGAAGATGGCCGAGGAGCCCTACGACCTCGTCTTCCTCGATCTGCGGATCGGAGAGGAGGACGGCCTCGAAGTCCTCGACTCGATCGTGAAGCTCTTTCCCAACGTTCCCACCTGCGTCTTCACCGCCCACGCCTCGATCACCTCCGCCGTCGAGGCGATGCGTCGGGGCGCGTTCGACTATCTCGAAAAGCCCTTTACCCCCGGCCAGCTCCGCAACATCGTCGGCATGGTCGAGCGGATGCGGAAGCTGAACCAGCGCGTCAGCGACCTGGAGCAGCAGGTCTCCGTCCAGTCGCCGACCGTCGAATACGTTTCCGAGGACCCCGCGATGGCGAAGGTGATGGACGTCCTCAACCGGACGGCCGGGACCAAGGCCGCCGTCCTCATCCTCGGCGAGAGCGGCACGGGCAAGAGCGTCCTCGCCCGCTACGTCCACGACCACAGCGAGCTGAAGGACAAGCCCTTCGTCACGATCAGCTGCCCCAGCCTCTCCCGCGAGCTGCTGGAGAGCGAGCTCTTCGGCCACGTGAAGGGGGCCTTCACCGGCGCGGTGAAGGACACCTGGGGCAAGGTCGACGCCGCGAAGGGCGGCACCCTCTTCCTAGACGAGATCGGCGAGCTCCCCCTCGAGATCCAGCCGAAGCTCCTCCGCCTCCTCCAGGAGCGCCAGTACGAGCGGGTCGGCGACAACAAGACCCGGACCGCCGACGTCCGCGTCATCGCCGCCACCAACCGGAACATGGAGGAGTGCGTCCGGGAGAAAACCTTCCGCGAGGATCTCTACTACCGCCTCAACGTCATCTCGGTCACCACGCCGCCGCTGCGGCACCGGGCGGTCGACCTCAAGCGGTTGAGCCAGAATTTCGTCCGCTTCTTCGCGAAGCAGATCCGGCGGCCGGTGAAGGAATTCAGCCCCCAGGCGCTCGAACGGATCCTCGCCTATCCCTGGCCGGGGAACATCCGCGAATTGCGGAACGCCATCGAGCGGGCCGTCATCCTCGCCCAAGGGACCACCATCGAACTGAGCGATCTCCCCGAGCACCTCAGCGCGAAGCAGGAGCGCCGCGAGCTGATGCCCGGCTCCCCTGTCACGTTGGAGGAGCTCGAGTTCGAGCACATCCGCCTCGTCGTCGAACGGGCGGAGAACCTCGAGTCGGCCGCCCGCACCCTCGGCATCGATCCGGCCACCCTCTACCGCAAGAGGAAGAAGATGGATCACCTCCTCGCCGAGCCCGCGCCGAGCTCCTGA
- a CDS encoding ferritin-like domain-containing protein: protein MKLVTLKSLYIDELDDLHSAETQMIVALPRLARAARNPDLKAAFQNHLDETYNHLRRLELIFEDLEVVPGNEVCEATEGLIAEAEEMIHAYGDPDVRDVALIACAQRVEHYEIAAYGSARSFAKHLGFDRHVQLLQKTIEEEGAADKALTHIADGGWFTSGLNWEAARK, encoded by the coding sequence ATGAAACTCGTGACCCTAAAGTCTCTTTACATCGACGAGCTCGACGACCTCCACAGCGCCGAGACCCAGATGATCGTCGCCCTGCCCCGCCTCGCCCGGGCCGCCCGCAATCCCGATCTCAAGGCCGCCTTCCAGAACCATCTCGACGAAACCTATAACCACCTCCGCCGCCTCGAATTGATCTTCGAGGATCTCGAGGTCGTCCCGGGCAACGAAGTCTGCGAGGCGACCGAGGGCCTCATCGCCGAGGCCGAGGAGATGATCCATGCCTACGGCGATCCCGATGTCCGGGACGTCGCCCTGATCGCCTGCGCCCAGCGGGTCGAGCATTACGAGATCGCCGCCTACGGTTCCGCCCGCTCCTTCGCGAAGCACCTCGGCTTCGACCGCCACGTGCAGCTCCTCCAGAAGACCATCGAGGAAGAAGGGGCCGCCGACAAGGCCCTGACCCACATCGCCGACGGCGGCTGGTTCACCAGCGGGTTGAATTGGGAGGCGGCCCGCAAGTAA
- a CDS encoding DUF3185 family protein yields the protein MKILGIVLIVVGGIALAYQGFSYKQTEKDAQIGSLTIQHQETKHVWVPPVVGGVCVAAGIGALVFGSRRFA from the coding sequence ATGAAAATCCTCGGAATCGTATTGATCGTCGTCGGCGGCATCGCATTGGCCTATCAGGGCTTCTCCTACAAGCAGACGGAGAAGGACGCCCAGATCGGCTCCCTCACCATCCAGCACCAGGAGACCAAGCACGTCTGGGTCCCTCCCGTCGTCGGCGGAGTCTGTGTCGCCGCCGGCATCGGCGCCTTGGTCTTCGGCAGCCGCCGGTTCGCCTAA
- a CDS encoding DUF748 domain-containing protein, with protein sequence MPCLNPSVLRERYRQAPRRTQLWIMGSLIGLVVFLIILRLAASSIVLYSVNRILGGMPDYQGHAESVTLHIWRGAYRIDNLTLQKKSPGKRPEPFIAFPALRFSIEWKALLHGSFVGEVDIDHPRLNLIDSPDEQEKQLTISQTWGEKFKQLFPLQINRLAIHDGELRFSNPRSTPPVDLRMTELQVLGTNLTNGASSKEELSGKIDIRCKVLKTASLKSHIDLNPIATLPDFHLTLELSDVSFPELNNFLLAYAGIDAEKGKMQAYSELRVKNGKLDGYLKPIIEDPSFVKLEDLGDHPLKFLKETIVSAILFFFTNHAHDTVATRIPLEGSVDKPDTNWFTLIGGLLRNAWIEHMKPGLDKQAK encoded by the coding sequence ATGCCCTGCCTTAATCCCTCCGTCCTGCGCGAACGATACCGCCAAGCCCCCCGCCGGACCCAGCTCTGGATCATGGGGTCCCTCATCGGCTTGGTCGTCTTCCTGATCATCCTCCGGCTCGCGGCCTCCTCCATCGTCCTCTACAGCGTGAACCGCATCCTCGGCGGCATGCCCGATTATCAGGGCCATGCGGAGAGCGTCACCCTTCACATCTGGCGCGGGGCCTACCGGATCGATAACCTGACCCTCCAGAAAAAGAGCCCGGGGAAACGGCCCGAACCGTTCATCGCCTTCCCCGCCCTCCGCTTCTCGATCGAATGGAAGGCCCTCCTCCACGGTTCCTTTGTCGGCGAGGTCGACATCGATCATCCCCGGCTGAACCTCATCGACAGCCCGGATGAACAGGAAAAGCAGCTGACGATCTCCCAGACGTGGGGCGAGAAATTCAAGCAACTCTTCCCCCTCCAGATCAACCGGCTGGCAATCCACGACGGGGAACTCCGCTTCAGCAACCCCCGCTCGACCCCGCCCGTCGACCTGCGGATGACCGAGCTCCAGGTCCTCGGCACCAACCTGACCAACGGGGCCTCGTCCAAGGAAGAGCTCTCCGGCAAGATCGACATTCGGTGCAAGGTCCTGAAGACGGCGAGCCTGAAGAGCCATATCGACCTCAACCCCATCGCCACCCTCCCCGATTTCCATCTCACCCTCGAACTGAGCGATGTCTCCTTCCCCGAGTTGAACAACTTCCTCCTGGCCTATGCCGGGATCGATGCCGAAAAGGGGAAGATGCAGGCCTACAGCGAGCTCCGGGTGAAGAATGGGAAGCTCGACGGCTACCTGAAGCCGATCATCGAGGACCCCTCGTTCGTGAAGCTCGAAGACCTGGGCGACCACCCCCTGAAGTTCCTGAAGGAAACGATCGTGAGCGCCATCCTCTTCTTCTTCACCAACCACGCCCACGACACCGTCGCGACCCGCATCCCCCTGGAAGGCTCGGTCGACAAGCCCGACACCAACTGGTTCACGTTGATCGGCGGCCTCCTCCGCAACGCCTGGATCGAGCATATGAAGCCGGGGTTGGATAAGCAGGCGAAGTAA
- a CDS encoding response regulator, translating into MPSSPSQIPPSSPQEDPIRVIVTEDNEDDRILLLRQLKNASMAEMVKFIDDGEQAVRFFQKNTPALAQSLMVLFLDLKLPSLNGIEVLRQLREIPSLNHIPVIVMTSSNDPADIVACRALGVTKWIEKPITFDSFSKAIADTFHQPGG; encoded by the coding sequence ATGCCCTCCTCCCCCTCCCAGATCCCCCCTTCCTCCCCGCAGGAAGACCCCATCCGCGTCATCGTCACCGAAGACAACGAGGACGACCGTATCCTCCTCCTCCGCCAACTGAAGAACGCCAGCATGGCCGAGATGGTGAAGTTCATCGACGACGGGGAGCAGGCCGTCCGCTTCTTCCAGAAGAACACCCCCGCGCTGGCCCAATCGCTGATGGTCCTCTTCCTCGACCTGAAGCTCCCCTCCCTCAACGGCATCGAGGTCCTCCGCCAGCTCCGGGAGATCCCCTCCCTCAATCACATTCCCGTCATCGTGATGACCTCGTCGAACGATCCGGCCGACATCGTCGCCTGCCGCGCCCTGGGGGTCACGAAGTGGATCGAAAAGCCGATCACCTTCGACTCTTTCTCCAAAGCCATCGCCGACACGTTCCATCAGCCCGGCGGCTGA
- a CDS encoding response regulator: MSLPAPTILLVEDNDDDAFITRRAFSTAKADLAIERADDGQAAIDYLSGTGRYADRERHPFPDLVLLDLKLPLKNGLEVLRWIRQHETLSPLVVLILTSSSERADVEEAYRLHVNAYIVKPTSINTMVEIVGHIENFWLNASNVLRPSFLSPIILAAGKLT; this comes from the coding sequence ATGTCCCTCCCGGCCCCGACCATCCTCCTGGTGGAAGACAACGACGACGACGCGTTCATCACGCGCCGCGCGTTCTCCACGGCCAAGGCCGACCTCGCCATCGAGCGCGCCGACGACGGGCAGGCCGCCATCGATTACCTTTCCGGCACGGGCCGCTATGCCGACCGGGAGCGGCACCCCTTCCCCGACCTCGTCCTCCTCGACCTCAAGCTCCCGCTGAAGAACGGCCTCGAGGTGCTCCGCTGGATCCGCCAACACGAGACGCTGAGCCCGCTGGTCGTCCTCATCCTCACCTCCTCGTCGGAACGGGCCGACGTCGAGGAAGCCTACCGCCTCCACGTGAACGCCTACATCGTGAAGCCGACCTCGATCAACACGATGGTCGAGATCGTCGGCCACATCGAAAACTTCTGGCTCAACGCCTCGAACGTCCTCCGCCCCTCTTTCCTCTCCCCCATCATCCTCGCCGCCGGAAAGTTAACCTAA
- a CDS encoding sensor histidine kinase has product MPIRIQERLFRKALTRLLILPGGLILIATCLLALLVFNLMGVIEAGQRSSVILSKTRAAEKLIIDMETGLRGYLLNRDAIFLTPYENAVSKVSPLLDNLEKLSAGNPTQLRHIRTIRVNWVTWMTYGQTQFQRTPAQPPKDEAMGEKEAMDTIRAEFDAFERVEEGVLTQRTEEVRRTKYRMIYVGGSIALVLSILMTAYAVAELRHLTSDHRTALVEAHLRNTELHEQKEWFRITLSSIGDAVIVTDRTGAVTFMNPEAERMTGWTAAEALGKPLRSVFLLINEQTRESVEDPVEIVMRENRTTALETHTLLVARNGAEWPIEDSAAPIHGQKQEVSGAVLVFHDVSTQREAHRNLKEYTADLSRKVDERTQSLRRAVEEMEAFSYTVSHDLRSPLRAMQGYAQALMEDYSHKLDEQGNLYLTRINNAAQRLDKLIQDILAYTRLARDREEVVSVPLDKLVRDIVAQYPQFHAPRARIEIEGTLLPVLGREAVLTQVFSNLFDNAIKFVSPGLHPHIRVWTEEINGKIRIHVRDNGIGIARENQERIFKIFEQVHNPKQYGGTGIGLAIVKRAVENLGGNMGLESQLREGSLFWIDLRKG; this is encoded by the coding sequence ATGCCGATCCGCATCCAAGAACGTCTCTTCCGCAAGGCCCTGACCCGGCTCCTCATCCTGCCCGGCGGCCTGATCCTGATTGCCACCTGCCTCCTCGCCCTCCTCGTCTTCAACCTGATGGGCGTCATCGAGGCCGGCCAACGCTCCTCGGTCATCCTTTCCAAGACCCGCGCGGCCGAAAAACTGATCATCGACATGGAGACCGGCCTCCGCGGCTACCTCCTGAACCGCGACGCCATCTTCCTCACGCCGTACGAGAATGCCGTCTCGAAGGTCTCCCCCCTGCTCGACAACCTCGAAAAGCTTTCCGCCGGGAATCCCACCCAGCTCCGCCATATTCGCACGATCCGCGTCAACTGGGTGACGTGGATGACTTACGGCCAGACCCAGTTCCAGCGTACCCCGGCCCAGCCGCCCAAGGATGAGGCGATGGGAGAAAAGGAAGCCATGGACACGATCCGCGCCGAGTTCGACGCCTTCGAGCGGGTCGAGGAGGGGGTCCTCACGCAGCGGACCGAGGAGGTCCGGAGGACGAAATATCGGATGATCTACGTCGGCGGCTCCATCGCCCTCGTCCTCTCCATCCTGATGACCGCGTACGCCGTCGCCGAGCTCCGCCACCTCACCTCCGACCACCGGACGGCCCTCGTCGAGGCCCACCTGCGGAACACCGAACTCCACGAGCAGAAAGAGTGGTTCCGCATCACCCTCTCGTCGATCGGCGACGCCGTGATCGTCACCGACCGGACCGGGGCCGTCACCTTCATGAATCCCGAGGCCGAACGGATGACCGGCTGGACCGCCGCCGAGGCGCTGGGCAAACCGCTCCGCTCGGTCTTCCTCCTGATCAACGAACAGACCCGCGAAAGCGTCGAGGACCCCGTCGAGATCGTGATGCGGGAAAACCGGACGACCGCCCTGGAGACCCACACCCTCCTCGTCGCCCGGAACGGGGCCGAGTGGCCGATCGAGGACAGCGCCGCCCCGATCCACGGCCAGAAGCAGGAGGTTTCCGGCGCCGTCCTCGTCTTCCACGACGTCTCGACCCAGCGGGAGGCCCACCGGAACCTGAAGGAATACACCGCCGACCTCTCCCGCAAGGTCGACGAGCGGACCCAGTCCCTCCGCCGCGCCGTCGAGGAAATGGAGGCCTTCTCCTACACCGTCTCCCACGACCTCCGTTCCCCCCTCCGCGCCATGCAGGGCTACGCCCAGGCCCTGATGGAGGATTACTCCCACAAGCTCGACGAGCAGGGGAACCTCTACCTCACCCGGATCAACAACGCCGCCCAGCGCCTCGACAAGCTCATCCAGGACATCCTCGCCTACACCCGCCTCGCCCGGGACCGGGAGGAGGTCGTCTCGGTCCCGCTCGACAAGCTCGTCCGGGATATCGTCGCCCAGTATCCCCAGTTCCATGCGCCCCGGGCCCGGATCGAGATCGAGGGGACGCTCCTCCCCGTCCTGGGCCGGGAGGCCGTCCTCACCCAGGTCTTCTCGAACCTCTTCGACAACGCGATCAAATTCGTCAGCCCCGGCCTCCATCCCCATATCCGGGTCTGGACCGAGGAGATCAACGGCAAGATCCGGATCCACGTCCGCGACAACGGCATCGGCATCGCCCGGGAAAACCAGGAGAGGATCTTCAAGATCTTCGAGCAGGTCCACAACCCGAAGCAATACGGGGGGACCGGCATCGGCCTCGCCATCGTGAAGCGGGCGGTCGAGAACCTCGGCGGAAATATGGGACTTGAATCCCAGTTGCGAGAGGGCAGCTTGTTCTGGATCGACCTGCGCAAGGGTTAA
- a CDS encoding ATP-binding protein translates to MLRTRLFLGFLSLLLLLLAIGLYSIERCSSLGQRVQLILQDNDRSVRAVQQLKVNCTKMTSSLLAAQPAKGPAPSAPSRPDPRASDSRVEFSEACRLFEAALEEEEKISRTGPEQALTHKLREIHTAYLRDAWQLLDKSASAAAANPGATKPLAFRVATQTTAMLELSDQILDASRAAINARNIESGKDITSTIRLMILAMIIAIVVAIYTCIWMSRSVLRPIDSLSESIRQIGEGDLDQILPSHSRNELGRLAARFNTMVAQLRGYRNANSEKLQRLNLTMERTLAAFPDPIFVLNAAGAVEFRNPAGDSLALKLLFSGVRRLPEQVEKMVEKSLAWGEDYLPSHFKDSVMLRFDNSEHYFMPRIVLLRDENKSPFGAAVIMEDITRMRLVDEIKDNLVTTVSHELKTPLTSVRMALYLLLEKMVGPLNDQQEELLATAREDSDRLLNMINDLLDLARLEQGPPELNLELIPPARLFENARRETLGLASEAGISLTLEEEKDLPQVRVDTERMAFVVNNLVSNAIKYSPHGETIHLKITRQEGNLVRLSVRDHGPGIAPEHHSRIFEKFYRVAGSRKRGAGLGLAIAREIVRAHDGEVGVHSRPGEGSEFYIILPAAPAAPAHAHVG, encoded by the coding sequence ATGTTACGAACCCGTCTCTTTCTCGGCTTTCTTAGTCTTCTTCTCCTCCTGCTGGCGATCGGCCTCTATTCCATCGAACGCTGCAGCAGCCTCGGCCAGCGCGTCCAGCTCATCCTCCAGGACAACGACCGCAGCGTCCGCGCGGTCCAGCAGTTGAAGGTCAACTGCACGAAAATGACCTCCTCCCTCCTGGCCGCCCAGCCGGCCAAGGGACCCGCCCCCTCCGCCCCTTCCAGGCCCGATCCCCGCGCCTCCGACAGCCGGGTCGAGTTCTCCGAGGCCTGCCGCCTCTTCGAGGCCGCCCTCGAGGAAGAGGAAAAGATCAGCCGTACCGGTCCCGAACAGGCCCTCACCCACAAGCTGCGGGAGATCCACACGGCCTACCTCCGCGACGCCTGGCAGCTCCTCGACAAATCGGCCTCCGCCGCCGCGGCCAATCCCGGGGCGACGAAACCCCTCGCCTTCCGCGTCGCCACCCAGACGACGGCGATGCTCGAGCTCTCCGACCAGATCCTCGACGCCAGCCGCGCCGCGATCAACGCCCGCAACATCGAGTCGGGCAAGGACATCACCTCGACGATCCGCCTCATGATCCTGGCGATGATCATCGCCATCGTCGTCGCCATCTACACCTGCATCTGGATGAGCCGGAGCGTCCTCCGCCCGATCGACAGCCTTTCCGAATCGATCCGCCAGATCGGCGAGGGCGACCTCGACCAGATCCTCCCCTCCCATTCCCGGAACGAATTGGGACGGCTCGCCGCCCGCTTCAACACGATGGTCGCCCAGCTCCGGGGCTACCGGAACGCCAACTCGGAAAAGCTCCAGCGCCTCAACCTCACGATGGAGCGGACCCTCGCGGCCTTCCCCGACCCGATCTTCGTCCTCAACGCCGCCGGGGCCGTCGAGTTCCGCAACCCGGCCGGCGACTCCCTCGCGTTGAAGCTCCTCTTCTCGGGCGTCCGCCGCCTCCCGGAGCAGGTCGAGAAGATGGTCGAGAAGAGCCTCGCCTGGGGGGAGGACTACCTTCCCTCCCACTTCAAGGATTCGGTCATGCTCCGCTTCGACAACAGCGAGCACTACTTCATGCCCCGCATCGTCCTCCTGCGGGACGAGAACAAGTCCCCCTTCGGCGCCGCCGTCATCATGGAGGACATCACCCGGATGCGCCTCGTCGACGAGATCAAGGACAACCTCGTCACCACCGTCAGCCACGAGCTGAAGACCCCCCTCACCAGCGTCCGGATGGCCCTCTACCTCCTCCTGGAGAAGATGGTCGGCCCGCTGAACGACCAGCAGGAGGAACTCCTCGCCACGGCCCGGGAGGACTCCGACCGCCTCCTGAACATGATCAATGACCTCCTCGACCTCGCCCGCCTGGAGCAGGGGCCGCCCGAGCTCAACCTCGAATTGATCCCGCCCGCCCGCCTCTTCGAGAACGCCCGGCGCGAAACCCTCGGCCTCGCCTCCGAGGCCGGGATCTCCCTCACCCTGGAGGAGGAGAAGGATCTCCCGCAGGTCCGGGTCGATACGGAGCGGATGGCCTTCGTCGTGAACAACCTCGTCTCCAACGCCATCAAATACTCGCCCCACGGGGAGACGATCCACCTGAAGATCACCCGGCAGGAGGGGAACCTCGTCCGCCTCTCCGTCCGCGACCACGGCCCCGGGATCGCCCCGGAGCACCATTCCCGGATCTTCGAGAAATTCTACCGCGTCGCCGGATCGCGCAAGCGGGGGGCGGGCCTCGGCCTCGCCATCGCCCGGGAAATCGTCCGCGCCCACGACGGGGAGGTCGGCGTCCACAGCCGCCCCGGCGAGGGGAGCGAGTTCTACATCATCCTGCCCGCCGCCCCCGCCGCGCCCGCCCATGCCCATGTCGGTTGA
- a CDS encoding alpha-amylase family glycosyl hydrolase — protein MAPLPPRAKSKSPKSSKAPKSPKSASSPGTTPLYNPRLLGAVCQEKGGVRFRVWAPFAEAVSVVGEFNGWNPSQHPLERGDDGIWTSPVIAEAAPGQRYQYEIRNGEQVLRKNDPYTQAIDPKDKTSVVVRDDFQWQHSEAKIANWNEWVIYEIHVGTFTSGEAGAPGRLDQVKKRLAYLRHLGINAIELMPVAAFPSERSWGYNLTNPFAVEGDYGGPEALKELIDAAHGQGIAVILDVVYNHFGPDQLDLWRFDGWSENDKGGIYFYNDHRAWTPWGENRPDYGRGEVRHYIRDNALFWLEVFHVDGLRFDATNFIRNTRGDRNPETEIPEGWSLLQWVNEEVERHFPGRITIAEDLQQKQWITKTVGEGGAGFASQWDSAFVHPVRETVVQTADENRSMDAIVRAITFRYNEDAVQRVIYSESHDEVANGKARVPQEISPEHPDDYFARKKSALAAGLVCTVPGIPMLFEGQEFLTDGWFRDDVALDWNRLGSFRGITRLYRDLIHLRRNLSGTTRGLTGPHVRVHHVNHEHKVVAFHRWQDGGPKDDVIVVASFSNQAIEGDYRIGLPHEGEWITRFNSDWKSYSPDFGDLRNPDGRVIAEKSSYDGFDYSGRFTIPPYGLLVMSQESAP, from the coding sequence ATGGCTCCTCTTCCCCCCCGCGCCAAATCGAAGTCTCCGAAATCGTCCAAGGCCCCGAAATCGCCGAAATCGGCTTCCTCCCCGGGGACGACGCCCCTCTACAATCCCCGCCTCCTCGGCGCGGTCTGCCAGGAAAAGGGAGGGGTCCGATTCCGGGTCTGGGCTCCCTTTGCCGAGGCGGTGTCGGTCGTCGGGGAGTTCAACGGGTGGAATCCCTCGCAGCATCCCTTGGAGCGGGGCGACGACGGCATCTGGACCTCGCCGGTGATTGCCGAGGCTGCTCCCGGCCAGCGGTACCAATACGAGATCCGCAACGGGGAGCAGGTCCTGCGGAAGAACGATCCCTACACCCAGGCCATCGACCCGAAGGACAAGACCTCCGTCGTCGTCCGGGACGATTTCCAATGGCAGCACTCCGAGGCGAAGATCGCCAACTGGAACGAGTGGGTGATCTACGAGATCCACGTCGGCACCTTCACCTCGGGGGAGGCCGGAGCCCCGGGCCGGCTCGACCAGGTGAAGAAGCGGCTGGCCTACCTCCGCCACCTCGGGATCAATGCGATCGAGCTGATGCCCGTCGCCGCCTTCCCCTCGGAACGGTCGTGGGGCTACAACCTCACGAACCCCTTCGCCGTCGAGGGGGACTACGGCGGCCCCGAGGCGTTGAAGGAACTGATCGACGCGGCCCACGGACAGGGAATCGCGGTGATCCTCGACGTGGTCTACAACCACTTCGGCCCCGACCAGCTCGACCTTTGGCGGTTCGACGGCTGGTCGGAGAACGACAAGGGCGGCATCTATTTCTACAACGACCACCGGGCCTGGACCCCGTGGGGGGAGAACCGTCCCGACTATGGCCGGGGGGAGGTCCGCCATTACATCCGGGACAACGCCCTCTTCTGGCTCGAGGTCTTCCACGTCGACGGCCTCCGCTTCGACGCGACCAACTTCATCCGCAACACCCGGGGCGACCGGAATCCCGAGACCGAGATTCCCGAGGGATGGTCCCTCCTCCAGTGGGTCAACGAGGAGGTCGAGCGCCATTTCCCCGGACGCATCACGATCGCCGAGGATCTCCAGCAGAAGCAATGGATCACGAAGACCGTCGGCGAGGGGGGGGCCGGATTCGCCAGCCAGTGGGACAGCGCCTTCGTCCATCCCGTCCGCGAGACCGTCGTCCAGACGGCCGACGAGAACCGATCCATGGACGCGATCGTCCGCGCGATCACTTTCCGTTACAACGAGGACGCCGTCCAGCGCGTCATCTACAGCGAGTCCCATGACGAGGTCGCCAACGGCAAGGCCCGCGTGCCGCAGGAAATCTCGCCGGAGCATCCCGACGATTATTTCGCCCGGAAGAAATCGGCGCTCGCCGCCGGCCTCGTCTGCACCGTTCCTGGCATCCCGATGCTCTTCGAAGGGCAGGAGTTCCTGACCGACGGCTGGTTCCGGGACGACGTCGCACTCGATTGGAACCGCCTCGGCTCCTTCCGGGGCATCACCCGCCTCTACCGCGACCTGATCCACCTGCGTCGGAACCTCTCCGGCACCACCCGCGGCTTGACGGGTCCCCACGTCCGGGTCCACCATGTGAACCACGAGCACAAGGTTGTCGCCTTCCATCGTTGGCAGGACGGAGGGCCGAAGGACGACGTCATCGTCGTCGCCTCGTTCTCCAATCAGGCCATCGAAGGGGACTACCGGATCGGCTTGCCGCACGAAGGGGAGTGGATCACCCGGTTCAATTCGGACTGGAAAAGCTACAGCCCCGATTTCGGAGACCTGAGGAACCCCGACGGACGCGTCATCGCCGAGAAGTCCTCCTACGACGGGTTCGACTATAGCGGGCGCTTCACCATCCCCCCCTACGGACTCCTCGTGATGAGCCAGGAAAGCGCCCCATGA